Proteins co-encoded in one Methyloterricola oryzae genomic window:
- a CDS encoding TCP-1/cpn60 chaperonin family protein — protein MLRVIETLARAVGFTLGATGPGVMIQHRTDGITPVFTRDGVTVANSIHLSDRLEDVGARLLRDVAGATSREAGDGTTTAVVLARFIARECARSLAAGVNPTELKKGIDLATRRQGRRAGR, from the coding sequence ATGCTGCGTGTTATCGAAACCCTGGCTCGCGCAGTCGGCTTTACTCTCGGTGCGACGGGGCCCGGCGTGATGATTCAACATCGCACCGATGGCATCACTCCCGTGTTCACCCGCGACGGCGTCACCGTGGCAAATTCCATTCACCTCAGTGACCGCCTGGAGGACGTTGGGGCACGCCTGCTGCGCGATGTCGCCGGCGCCACTTCCCGCGAAGCGGGCGATGGCACCACCACCGCGGTAGTGCTGGCGCGCTTCATCGCCCGGGAATGCGCCCGCAGCCTGGCCGCAGGCGTCAACCCGACGGAGCTGAAAAAGGGCATCGACCTGGCCACCCGCCGGCAAGGAAGGCGAGCAGGTCGCTGA
- the lpxB gene encoding lipid-A-disaccharide synthase — protein sequence MAGEVREAARAPLVMLSAGEASGDQHAASLFLELKRLIPEVRGIGMGGARMRDAGVDIRYDSTAIAIIGATEVIRHYGTIRRALRQMQQLARDERPDLLICVDYKEFNFHLARAAKAAGIKVLFYVSPQVWAWRPGRVKKYGEAVDHMAVIFPFEVPFYESHGIPVTYVGHPLAGKVVPSLSRESALQAFGLVGEGPVIGLLPGSRGNEIKRLLPVILEAAKRLAERFPKARFVLSQAESVADAWLEQHLAPFHLRIVCVKGRNVDVLQCCDAVITVSGTATLEVALMGVPMAIIYKVTPITYLLGRWLISIPFIGLPNILSGRRIVQEFIQHEATGENIAGEIAHILDDAGYARQMQADLLEVKTLLGEGGGSANLAKLAAGMLASS from the coding sequence ATGGCTGGGGAAGTTCGGGAGGCCGCGCGCGCGCCGCTGGTCATGCTCTCGGCCGGCGAAGCCTCGGGCGATCAGCATGCGGCCAGCCTGTTCCTGGAACTGAAGCGGCTGATCCCAGAGGTGCGAGGCATAGGCATGGGCGGCGCACGGATGCGCGATGCGGGCGTGGACATTCGTTACGACTCCACCGCCATCGCCATCATCGGCGCCACCGAGGTCATACGGCATTACGGCACCATTCGCCGCGCCCTGCGGCAGATGCAGCAACTGGCCCGGGACGAGCGTCCCGACCTGCTGATCTGCGTGGACTACAAGGAGTTCAATTTCCATCTGGCGCGGGCCGCGAAGGCGGCCGGCATAAAGGTGCTGTTCTACGTCAGTCCGCAGGTCTGGGCCTGGCGCCCGGGACGGGTGAAGAAATACGGCGAGGCGGTGGACCACATGGCGGTGATCTTTCCCTTCGAGGTGCCGTTCTATGAATCCCACGGCATTCCGGTGACCTATGTGGGGCACCCCCTAGCGGGAAAGGTGGTGCCCAGCCTATCCCGTGAGTCCGCGCTGCAGGCGTTCGGCCTCGTGGGCGAGGGACCGGTCATAGGCCTCTTGCCCGGAAGCCGCGGCAACGAAATCAAGCGCCTGCTGCCGGTGATCCTGGAGGCGGCGAAGCGGCTCGCCGAGCGTTTCCCCAAGGCCCGTTTCGTGCTGAGCCAGGCGGAGTCGGTGGCCGATGCCTGGCTGGAGCAACACCTTGCTCCGTTTCATCTGCGCATCGTCTGCGTCAAGGGCCGCAACGTGGACGTGCTGCAATGCTGCGATGCGGTCATCACCGTCTCCGGCACCGCCACCCTGGAAGTGGCGCTGATGGGCGTGCCCATGGCCATCATCTACAAAGTAACGCCCATCACTTATCTGCTGGGGCGCTGGCTGATCTCCATTCCTTTCATCGGCCTGCCCAATATCCTCAGCGGCCGGCGCATCGTGCAGGAATTCATCCAGCACGAGGCCACGGGCGAGAACATCGCCGGCGAGATTGCCCACATACTCGACGACGCAGGTTATGCCCGACAGATGCAAGCGGATCTGCTCGAGGTCAAGACCCTGCTGGGGGAGGGCGGTGGCTCGGCCAATCTGGCGAAACTGGCGGCCGGGATGCTCGCCAGCTCTTGA
- a CDS encoding DegT/DnrJ/EryC1/StrS family aminotransferase, which translates to MIPMVDLKTQYHQLKEEIDAGILAALDNTAFVMGPNVQAFEKEAAEYLGVKHAISCANGTEALHLALEAAGIGPGDEVITSAFTFIATAEAIRYVGAKPVFVDIDPRTLNITAAAIEAAITANTKAVMPVHLFGQPCDMAAIQAVAERHGLKVIEDCAQSFGASIAGKQTGSLGLAAGFSFFPSKNLGAYGDGGLVTTNDDAIAAKVRVLRNHGSEVRYYHDVIGYNSRLDELQAVVLRVKLKRIEQFNAGRRHAAHLYSELMAGLPLETPFEDGVGVHVYHQYTLLSDRRDAIMAALQQAKIACAIYYPVPLHQQKVFAADCQGLSLPNTEAVAARCLSLPIFPELSDEQVREVVAVIREALAA; encoded by the coding sequence ATGATCCCCATGGTCGATCTGAAAACCCAATACCATCAGCTCAAGGAAGAGATCGACGCCGGCATCCTGGCGGCGCTGGACAACACCGCCTTCGTCATGGGCCCCAACGTACAGGCCTTCGAGAAGGAAGCGGCCGAGTACCTGGGGGTGAAGCACGCCATCTCCTGCGCCAACGGCACCGAGGCGCTGCACCTGGCCCTGGAGGCCGCGGGCATCGGGCCGGGCGATGAGGTGATCACCTCGGCCTTCACCTTCATCGCCACCGCCGAGGCGATCCGCTATGTGGGCGCCAAGCCGGTGTTCGTGGATATCGATCCGCGTACCCTCAACATCACGGCGGCCGCCATCGAGGCGGCCATTACCGCCAACACCAAGGCGGTGATGCCGGTGCATCTGTTCGGTCAGCCCTGCGACATGGCGGCGATCCAGGCGGTGGCGGAGCGGCACGGACTGAAGGTGATCGAGGACTGCGCCCAGTCCTTCGGCGCCAGCATCGCCGGCAAGCAGACCGGCAGCCTGGGTCTCGCGGCGGGCTTCAGCTTTTTTCCGAGCAAGAACTTGGGCGCCTATGGCGACGGCGGGCTGGTCACGACCAACGACGACGCCATCGCCGCCAAGGTGAGGGTGCTGCGCAACCACGGCTCCGAAGTGCGCTATTACCATGACGTGATCGGTTACAACAGCCGCCTGGATGAACTGCAGGCGGTGGTGCTGCGGGTCAAGCTCAAGCGCATCGAGCAGTTCAACGCCGGCCGCCGTCACGCCGCCCACCTGTATTCCGAATTGATGGCGGGCCTGCCGCTGGAAACGCCCTTCGAGGATGGCGTCGGCGTGCACGTCTACCACCAGTACACCCTGCTCAGCGACCGGCGCGATGCGATCATGGCGGCCCTGCAGCAGGCGAAGATCGCCTGCGCCATCTATTATCCCGTGCCCCTGCACCAGCAGAAGGTATTCGCCGCGGACTGCCAGGGGCTGAGCTTGCCCAACACCGAGGCGGTGGCGGCGCGCTGCCTGTCCCTGCCCATCTTCCCGGAACTGAGCGACGAGCAGGTGCGGGAGGTGGTGGCCGTGATCCGGGAAGCCCTGGCGGCTTGA
- a CDS encoding Gfo/Idh/MocA family protein yields the protein MSKLRCAVVGVGYLGKFHAQKYAALPDCELVAVVDSNPEAAKAVAEQNHTRALSDYKELLGQVDAVSIVVPTTLHFQVAKDFLEAGAHVLVEKPITVTVDEADELIRIARERGLRLMVGHLERFNAALLGLDLTHDKPLFIESHRLAPFNPRANDVSVVLDLMIHDIDIILDIVDSEVERIDAKGVTVLTNDTDIANARITFKSGCVANVTASRASLKVERKMRMFMPNAYVSVDFQNRVLAKHRKGEKEMFPGVPEIVSEESVFESGDALMEEIRHFTACIRDGAEPLVSGWAGRRALATAIEITRLLKA from the coding sequence ATGAGCAAACTGCGTTGCGCCGTGGTCGGCGTCGGTTACCTGGGGAAGTTCCACGCGCAGAAATACGCGGCCTTGCCCGATTGCGAACTGGTGGCGGTGGTGGACAGCAATCCCGAAGCCGCCAAGGCGGTCGCGGAGCAGAACCACACGCGGGCGCTGAGCGATTACAAGGAATTGTTGGGCCAGGTGGATGCAGTCAGCATAGTGGTGCCCACCACCCTGCATTTCCAGGTGGCCAAGGATTTCCTCGAAGCCGGAGCCCATGTCCTGGTGGAAAAGCCCATCACGGTCACGGTGGATGAGGCGGACGAGCTGATCCGCATCGCCCGCGAGCGCGGCCTGAGGCTCATGGTCGGGCATCTGGAACGCTTCAACGCGGCGCTGCTGGGGCTGGACCTGACCCATGACAAGCCGCTGTTCATAGAATCCCACCGACTGGCGCCGTTCAATCCGCGCGCCAACGATGTGAGCGTGGTGCTTGACCTGATGATTCATGACATCGACATCATCCTCGACATCGTGGATTCCGAAGTGGAGCGCATCGACGCCAAGGGCGTGACCGTGCTCACCAACGACACCGATATCGCCAATGCGCGCATCACCTTCAAGAGCGGATGCGTGGCCAATGTCACCGCCAGCCGCGCCAGCCTCAAGGTGGAGCGCAAGATGCGCATGTTCATGCCCAATGCCTACGTCTCGGTGGATTTCCAGAACCGCGTGCTGGCCAAGCACCGCAAGGGCGAGAAGGAGATGTTTCCCGGGGTGCCCGAAATCGTCAGCGAGGAATCGGTGTTCGAGAGCGGCGACGCCCTGATGGAGGAGATCCGCCATTTCACCGCCTGCATCCGCGACGGGGCCGAGCCCCTGGTGTCCGGCTGGGCAGGCCGCCGCGCCCTGGCGACCGCGATCGAGATCACGCGACTGCTAAAGGCCTGA
- the lpxA gene encoding acyl-ACP--UDP-N-acetylglucosamine O-acyltransferase: MSAEIHPSAVIAPGARLAEGVKVGPYAIIGEHVEIGPGSVIGAHAVIEPRVRMGGNNTVHPHAVLGGLPQDLSFSADTETWLDIGDGNVFREGVTLSRATQPGTSTRIGSGCYLMNNSHVGHDCTVGDYTIFASGATLGGHVHVGDRVFLGGGVMTHQFCRIGSFAMLQGLAGINKDVLPFMMVGGRPGKHYRLNLVGMRRAGIDGERLKAVSAAIRRLRNRQDLDGLPDTPELAYLRDWIGVKSRRGILPFIDVSRDAE; encoded by the coding sequence ATGTCAGCCGAAATTCATCCCAGCGCCGTCATCGCCCCCGGCGCGCGCCTCGCCGAAGGTGTGAAGGTGGGGCCTTACGCCATCATCGGCGAGCATGTGGAGATCGGACCCGGCTCGGTCATCGGCGCCCATGCGGTGATCGAGCCGCGGGTGCGCATGGGGGGCAACAACACGGTGCATCCCCACGCGGTGCTGGGTGGCTTGCCCCAGGACCTGAGCTTCAGCGCGGACACCGAAACCTGGCTGGATATCGGTGACGGCAATGTTTTCCGCGAGGGCGTCACCCTCAGCCGCGCGACCCAGCCCGGCACCTCCACCCGCATCGGCAGCGGCTGCTACCTGATGAACAACAGCCACGTGGGCCATGATTGCACGGTGGGCGACTACACGATCTTTGCCAGCGGCGCTACTTTGGGCGGCCATGTGCATGTGGGCGACCGGGTGTTTCTCGGCGGCGGGGTGATGACCCACCAATTCTGCCGCATCGGCAGCTTTGCCATGCTCCAAGGCCTGGCCGGCATCAACAAGGATGTGCTGCCTTTCATGATGGTGGGCGGGCGGCCGGGCAAGCACTATCGCCTGAACCTGGTCGGCATGCGCCGCGCCGGCATCGACGGCGAACGCCTGAAGGCAGTGTCCGCGGCCATCCGCCGCCTGCGCAACCGGCAGGACCTGGATGGCTTGCCGGACACGCCGGAGTTGGCCTATCTGCGGGACTGGATCGGCGTAAAATCCCGCCGTGGCATCTTGCCTTTCATCGATGTGAGCCGCGACGCCGAATGA
- the xerD gene encoding site-specific tyrosine recombinase XerD has product MTASEIEPGDRALIDAFQDALWVEEGLSDNTQKAYFSDLALFCGWLRSQRHIGLTETQGGDIEAYLALKFQQNVSHRTSARIISSLRKFYAWCLRLGKLTYDPCAGLQSPHIGKPLPHTLTERDVEDLLSAPDVSTPLGLRDRAMLEVLYATGLRVTELITLRIGQFNLRQGVVRVIGKGSKDRLVPLGEEAETWLGRYCSEARPEILGGRQCDDLFVTERGAGMTRQAFWLLIKRHAITAGIHKHLSPHTLRHAFATHLLNHGADLRVVQLLLGHSDLSSTQIYTHVAQERLKELHSRCHPRG; this is encoded by the coding sequence ATGACGGCGTCTGAGATCGAGCCGGGAGACCGCGCCCTGATCGACGCCTTTCAGGATGCCCTGTGGGTCGAGGAAGGCTTGAGCGACAATACGCAGAAGGCATACTTCAGCGACCTGGCCCTGTTTTGCGGCTGGCTGCGCAGCCAGCGGCACATCGGTCTGACGGAGACCCAAGGGGGCGACATCGAGGCCTATCTCGCACTCAAGTTCCAGCAGAACGTCAGTCACCGCACCAGCGCCCGCATTATTTCCAGCCTGCGTAAGTTCTATGCCTGGTGCCTCCGACTCGGGAAACTGACTTACGACCCCTGTGCCGGCCTGCAGTCGCCCCATATTGGCAAGCCGCTGCCGCATACCCTGACCGAGCGCGACGTGGAAGACCTGTTGTCAGCGCCCGATGTAAGCACCCCGCTGGGTCTGCGCGACCGAGCCATGCTAGAGGTGCTGTACGCCACAGGGCTCCGTGTCACCGAATTGATCACCCTGCGCATCGGTCAGTTCAATCTGCGCCAGGGCGTGGTGAGGGTCATCGGCAAGGGCAGCAAGGACCGCCTGGTGCCTCTGGGGGAGGAAGCGGAGACGTGGCTCGGCCGCTATTGCTCCGAGGCGCGCCCGGAGATCCTGGGCGGGCGTCAATGCGATGATCTCTTCGTAACCGAACGCGGCGCGGGCATGACCCGCCAGGCCTTCTGGCTGCTGATCAAGCGCCACGCCATCACCGCCGGCATCCACAAGCACCTGTCGCCGCATACCCTGCGCCATGCCTTTGCCACCCATCTGCTCAATCACGGCGCGGACCTGCGCGTGGTGCAACTGCTGCTGGGCCATAGTGATCTGTCCAGCACCCAGATCTACACCCATGTGGCCCAGGAGCGCCTGAAGGAATTGCACAGCCGCTGCCACCCGCGCGGCTGA
- a CDS encoding methylated-DNA--[protein]-cysteine S-methyltransferase → MSSGGGYAVMAAPFGAVLLRAEGGILAGIDLLPEAKPPVKPQTPELQEAQRQLQCYFDDPAWPFALPLPVQGTLFQRRVWQALRAIPTGEVRRYGDLSRYLGSAPRAVAGACKANGFPLIVPCHRVVSGTGLGGFCGRLEGPYLEIKRWLLRHEGYDGV, encoded by the coding sequence ATGAGTTCGGGCGGCGGATACGCGGTGATGGCGGCGCCTTTCGGCGCCGTCTTGCTTAGGGCCGAAGGTGGCATTCTCGCCGGTATCGACCTGTTGCCGGAGGCCAAGCCGCCGGTGAAGCCGCAGACGCCAGAACTCCAGGAAGCCCAGCGCCAGCTGCAGTGCTATTTCGACGACCCCGCCTGGCCGTTCGCCCTGCCGCTGCCGGTTCAAGGCACCTTGTTCCAGCGGCGCGTCTGGCAGGCGCTTAGGGCTATCCCCACAGGCGAGGTGCGCCGCTATGGCGATCTGTCGCGATATCTGGGCAGCGCGCCCCGGGCCGTGGCCGGGGCCTGCAAGGCCAACGGGTTTCCCTTGATCGTGCCTTGCCACCGGGTGGTGTCCGGCACCGGTTTGGGCGGGTTCTGCGGCAGATTGGAAGGCCCTTACCTGGAGATCAAGCGTTGGCTCTTGCGGCACGAGGGCTATGACGGCGTCTGA
- the rplS gene encoding 50S ribosomal protein L19: MSNNIIQQLESEWMSQKTIPDFAPGDTVVVQVKVKEGNRERLQAYEGVVIAKRNRGYHSAFTVRKMSHGEGVERVFQTYSPQIQDITVKRRGDVRRAKLYYLRDRTGKAARIKEKI; the protein is encoded by the coding sequence ATGTCGAACAACATCATTCAGCAGCTCGAAAGCGAGTGGATGAGTCAGAAGACCATTCCGGACTTCGCGCCTGGCGACACCGTGGTGGTGCAGGTGAAGGTCAAGGAAGGCAACCGCGAACGTCTGCAGGCCTACGAAGGCGTGGTGATTGCCAAGCGCAACCGCGGCTACCACTCCGCGTTCACCGTGCGCAAGATGTCTCACGGTGAAGGCGTGGAGCGCGTTTTCCAGACCTACAGCCCGCAGATCCAGGACATCACGGTTAAGCGCCGTGGCGATGTGCGCCGCGCCAAGCTGTATTATCTGCGCGACCGTACCGGCAAGGCCGCTCGCATCAAGGAAAAGATCTAA
- the trmD gene encoding tRNA (guanosine(37)-N1)-methyltransferase TrmD encodes MRFDVVTLFPEMIRDAAACGVTGRAVKQGIVELATWNPRDFTHDPHRTVDDRPYGGGPGMVMKVQPLQDAIGAARAAHPDPALVVCLSPQGRTLDQAAVRRFAGFSRLVLVAGRYEGIDERLIELEVDEEWSIGDYVLSGGELAALVIFDAVTRLLPGVLGHGDSAAQDSYGEGLLDCPHYTRPDEIEGMRVPEVLQSGDHQAIRRWRLKQALGRTWLRRPDLLHKQALDAEQQKLLEEFRSELNTR; translated from the coding sequence ATGCGTTTTGACGTGGTGACCCTGTTTCCCGAGATGATCCGGGACGCCGCGGCCTGCGGCGTGACCGGGCGGGCAGTGAAGCAGGGTATCGTCGAACTGGCGACCTGGAATCCGCGTGACTTCACTCACGATCCGCACCGGACCGTAGACGACCGACCTTACGGCGGCGGCCCCGGCATGGTGATGAAGGTCCAGCCGCTGCAGGATGCCATCGGCGCGGCCCGCGCGGCCCACCCGGATCCGGCGCTGGTGGTCTGCCTCAGCCCACAAGGGCGTACGCTGGATCAGGCCGCGGTTCGGCGATTCGCCGGTTTCTCGCGGCTGGTCTTGGTGGCCGGGCGTTATGAAGGCATCGACGAGCGGCTGATCGAGTTGGAAGTCGACGAGGAATGGTCCATCGGCGACTATGTGCTCAGCGGCGGTGAATTGGCGGCCCTGGTCATCTTCGATGCGGTGACGCGTCTGCTGCCCGGGGTGCTGGGCCATGGGGATTCCGCCGCGCAGGACTCCTACGGCGAGGGCTTGCTGGATTGTCCGCACTACACGCGCCCCGACGAGATCGAGGGAATGCGGGTGCCGGAGGTCCTGCAGAGCGGCGACCATCAGGCTATCCGGCGCTGGCGCTTGAAGCAGGCCTTGGGTCGGACGTGGCTGCGCAGGCCCGACTTGCTGCATAAGCAGGCCCTGGACGCCGAGCAGCAGAAGTTGCTGGAAGAATTTAGAAGCGAATTGAACACCAGATAA
- the rimM gene encoding ribosome maturation factor RimM (Essential for efficient processing of 16S rRNA): MTRQVVVGEVAGAFGVKGWVKIHSHTDPPGNILNYQPWTLVGEVESRPVRVLAGRVHGGAVVAQLEGVVDRDQAVRLRYTRITVPRECFPPPEPGHYYWSDLVGLKVRTEAGEDLGEVREMMATGANDVMIVRGERERLIPFVLGAYVKAVDLEQKSVTVDWDPDF, encoded by the coding sequence GTGACGCGGCAGGTTGTGGTCGGTGAGGTCGCCGGCGCATTTGGCGTAAAGGGTTGGGTCAAGATCCATTCCCACACCGACCCGCCTGGCAACATACTGAATTACCAGCCCTGGACCCTGGTCGGCGAAGTCGAATCCAGGCCCGTGCGCGTGTTGGCGGGGCGTGTCCATGGCGGGGCGGTGGTGGCGCAACTGGAAGGCGTCGTAGACCGCGACCAGGCCGTGCGCCTGAGGTACACACGGATCACGGTTCCGCGTGAGTGTTTTCCGCCGCCGGAACCCGGACATTATTACTGGTCCGATCTGGTGGGGCTCAAGGTGCGGACAGAAGCTGGGGAGGATCTCGGCGAGGTCAGGGAGATGATGGCCACCGGCGCCAACGACGTGATGATCGTCCGCGGCGAGCGGGAAAGGCTCATACCGTTCGTGCTCGGCGCGTATGTGAAAGCGGTGGATTTGGAGCAAAAGTCCGTCACGGTGGACTGGGACCCGGATTTCTGA
- the rpsP gene encoding 30S ribosomal protein S16: MVTIRLARGGAKKRPFYHVVVADSRSKRDGRYIERIGFFNPIAKGQEERIRLDHARIEHWMGNGAQASGRVASLIKEWAKNSATA; encoded by the coding sequence ATGGTAACCATTCGTCTGGCGCGCGGCGGTGCGAAAAAGCGGCCCTTCTATCACGTTGTCGTTGCAGACAGCCGCTCCAAGCGCGATGGCCGCTACATTGAGCGCATCGGATTCTTCAACCCGATCGCAAAGGGCCAGGAAGAACGCATCCGTCTTGATCACGCCCGTATCGAGCACTGGATGGGCAATGGCGCGCAGGCCTCCGGCCGCGTGGCGAGCCTGATCAAGGAATGGGCAAAGAACTCCGCCACCGCTTAA
- the csrA gene encoding carbon storage regulator CsrA, which produces MLILTRRVGETLMIGDDVTVTVLGVKGNQVRIGVNAPKDVSVHREEIYERIKKEQQAMAGNSGE; this is translated from the coding sequence ATGTTGATACTGACTCGTAGGGTAGGCGAGACATTGATGATCGGCGATGACGTGACGGTTACCGTGCTGGGAGTGAAGGGTAATCAGGTCCGCATCGGCGTGAATGCTCCCAAGGATGTTTCCGTGCACCGGGAAGAGATCTACGAACGGATCAAGAAAGAGCAGCAGGCCATGGCCGGCAACTCTGGCGAGTAA
- a CDS encoding aspartate kinase: protein MALYVHKYGGTSVGTTERIGKVADRIVKARARGEDLVVVVSAMSGETNKLVAYAHEVQERPDPREMDVLLSTGEQVTIALLAMALQARGCPAVSFTGWQVRIRSDAAHTKARIEHIDTARMQAELDAGRVVVVAGFQGITESGDITTLGRGGSDTTAVALAAALKADECLIFTDVDGVYTTDPRVEPRARRLERITFEEMLEMASLGSKVLQIRSVEFAGKYNVPLRVLSSFEEGSGTLISYEEAGMEKALISGIAFNRDEAKLTILGVPDRPGIAHKILGPVAAANIEVDMIIQNIGADQTTDFTFTVHRNEYKKALEILESTCRELGGREVTGDDKIVKVSIVGVGMRSHAGIASKMFEALAKEAINIRMISTSEIKISVVVDEKYLELAVRTLHEAFELDQAPAAA, encoded by the coding sequence ATGGCGCTTTACGTTCATAAATACGGTGGAACGTCCGTGGGCACCACGGAGCGGATCGGCAAGGTGGCCGACAGGATCGTCAAGGCCCGCGCGCGCGGCGAGGATCTGGTGGTGGTGGTGTCCGCCATGAGCGGCGAAACCAACAAGCTGGTGGCCTATGCCCATGAGGTGCAGGAGCGCCCTGATCCGCGCGAGATGGACGTGCTGCTGTCCACTGGCGAGCAGGTGACTATCGCGCTGTTGGCGATGGCATTGCAGGCGCGGGGGTGCCCGGCGGTTTCCTTCACCGGCTGGCAGGTGCGAATCCGCTCCGACGCGGCCCACACCAAAGCGCGCATCGAGCATATCGATACCGCGCGCATGCAGGCCGAACTGGACGCGGGGCGCGTGGTCGTGGTGGCGGGCTTCCAGGGCATCACCGAATCCGGCGATATCACCACCCTGGGGCGCGGTGGTTCCGACACCACGGCGGTCGCCCTGGCCGCGGCCCTGAAAGCCGACGAATGCCTCATCTTCACCGACGTGGACGGGGTCTATACCACCGATCCGCGGGTCGAGCCGCGGGCTCGGCGGCTGGAGCGCATCACCTTCGAGGAGATGCTGGAGATGGCCAGCCTGGGCTCCAAGGTGCTGCAGATCCGTTCGGTGGAATTTGCCGGCAAATACAATGTCCCCTTGCGGGTGTTGTCGAGCTTCGAGGAAGGCTCTGGCACCCTGATCAGTTACGAGGAAGCAGGAATGGAAAAGGCCTTGATCTCCGGAATCGCGTTCAATCGCGACGAAGCGAAATTGACTATACTGGGTGTCCCGGATCGGCCTGGCATCGCCCACAAGATCCTGGGTCCGGTGGCGGCGGCGAACATTGAAGTGGACATGATCATCCAGAATATCGGAGCGGATCAGACCACGGATTTCACCTTCACCGTGCATCGGAACGAATACAAGAAGGCTCTGGAGATTCTGGAGTCCACATGCAGGGAATTGGGTGGCCGCGAGGTGACCGGCGACGACAAGATCGTCAAGGTCTCCATTGTCGGCGTGGGAATGCGTTCCCATGCGGGCATCGCCAGTAAGATGTTCGAGGCGCTGGCGAAGGAAGCAATCAATATCCGCATGATCTCCACCTCGGAAATCAAGATTTCCGTGGTAGTGGACGAAAAATACCTGGAGCTTGCCGTGCGCACGCTGCACGAGGCGTTTGAACTGGATCAGGCACCCGCGGCGGCCTAG